The sequence TTGCATAAACTTGATTAGTGTCGATGGAGCGACAGATGCCAGAACGGCGGCCATCGTCAGCTTGAGCGATCGCCGATGTCGGTTTGCAACTCGAAAGGCTAGGGCGGCCTCGCGGTGCTCGCCTTTCAGTAGGTAAGATTTGCCCTGCTCGACGGCGAGATCGGCTTCGAGGCCGGCGAGGCGGGCCGTAACGATCTCGTGTTGCTGCGGCCTAAGCTCGATCGTCCGGCGAACACGCTCAAAAGCGTCGATCTCGCGCTCGACGCGGCTGATCGAGTCGCCCGACAAATTGTCAGAATGGACGCGGTACTTGACCAGTGGTTTTGTCTGATAGCCGATTTTTGCCCCATTTTTCGCCATTCTCAGCCATAGGTGAAAGTCGTGCGCTCGAACGCGCTCGAGTTCAAACCCACCGGCATCCAGGATTGCCTGCTTCCTCGCAAGCGTTCCTGACGTTATTACGTTGCACCGCAGGTCGAGAATGCTGTCAAAGTTCGCTTCGCCATTGGACGGAGCGCTTTCCATAAACGTGCGTCGATAGGCGTTGTTCATTCCGAAGAGGAATGCGTCGCAATAGACCATATCGAGATGATGACGCTCGAGATAAACAAGCTGCGACGCGAGGAAATCAGGCAACCAGACGTCATCGCCGTCGAGGAATGCGATGACGTCGCCGCGGGCATGTTCGATGGCAGTGTTGCGTGTCGGGCCGGCACCGAGGTTTCGCTGTTTGATATAGACTATATCCTCGAGGCGCGTATGAAGTGCACGTTCAAACGCATCGGTATCGGGCGAGCCGTCATTGACGACAATGATCTCGTGCTCGCGAAACTTCTGGCCGATGACCGAATCAAGTGTCTCGCCGATGTACCCGGCAACGTTGTATGCCGGAATGACCACAGAGACTCGCGGCGGCGTCTCAAAGACGTTGCGCCCGACGCGCTTGCTGATGATGTGATCGGCGTGACTGATCATATCACTGAGAATCTCGTATCGGTTCCCATCTCGCGAGCCGCTCGCCACGCAGAAACTTATAGAATGCGACGAGTGAGGCTACGTTTGCGAGGACGAAATAGAGCGGCATGGCAAGCAGCGTCAGCCGGTGGCCAGTTCGTTCAGTTATCCAACCTGCGAGGGCCATAAGATAGAACGTAAGCTGGATGAGCAGGGTCATCGAATAGAATGCGGAACCCGATGCTAACATAGCATTCGAAGCTAACAGTACGATGAGGACGAGCGGCACCGCATAACGCAGCAACTTGTGTGAAATGAGCTCGACGGCGAAGAAACCGCGTTTTAGCGGGTTCATCATATCGCGATTCCGCCAGAGGTCCGTAAACGTCTGCACGATCACGCGGACACGCATGCTAAGTTCGTTTCCGGCTTCGCGGTTAGTGTCTTCGTAGCAAATAGCATCCGGCTCGAACACGGTCCGAAGGCCTTTGCGATAGAGCAATGAGGAAATGAGAAAATCTGAGCATGCCTCGGCATACATTGGCTCATATGCCGAGCGGCGAACAGCATAAAGACAGCCCGATGCACCGATCAGCGAGCAGGCGCGGCTCTCGGACATCTTGAGCTGCGTCTCATAGCCCCAGTAGCCGCGGGCACCTTTCCCGACATTTGACCTTTCGACGTTACGATAAACGAGCCGTCCTGCGACACAGCCGACGGTGTCGTCGGCGAAGGCCGGCAGAAGGGCCTTGAGCGAATCTTCGCGGTAGATCGTGGTCGCATCGGAAAAAAGGATGATCTCGCCGGATGCCTGACGAAGGGCGTTGTTTTGCGTGATGGTCTTGCCGACGCGTCCCTCTTGTCGAAACAACTTAACGCCGTGGCACTCGAATTCACGAACGATGTCGTCTGTGCCATCGGTTGATCCGTCAGATGCGACCAGTATCTCAAGTTTATCGGCAGGATAGTCGAGTTTCAGGGTATTCTCGATCTTTCCGCGTATCGACGAGGCCTCGTTAAAAGCTGTTATCAGTACGGTGACGGTCGGTTCGAGGGCTCCGATCCGCACAGGCTTTGGAGAAAGGCGACCGACGAGCCATGCCAGCAGTGGATAGCCGACATACACGTAACTCAGCACACTGACGCATGCCCAAAAGACTGACTGTTCCACTGCCC is a genomic window of Chloracidobacterium sp. containing:
- a CDS encoding glycosyltransferase family 2 protein, with protein sequence MISHADHIISKRVGRNVFETPPRVSVVIPAYNVAGYIGETLDSVIGQKFREHEIIVVNDGSPDTDAFERALHTRLEDIVYIKQRNLGAGPTRNTAIEHARGDVIAFLDGDDVWLPDFLASQLVYLERHHLDMVYCDAFLFGMNNAYRRTFMESAPSNGEANFDSILDLRCNVITSGTLARKQAILDAGGFELERVRAHDFHLWLRMAKNGAKIGYQTKPLVKYRVHSDNLSGDSISRVEREIDAFERVRRTIELRPQQHEIVTARLAGLEADLAVEQGKSYLLKGEHREAALAFRVANRHRRSLKLTMAAVLASVAPSTLIKFMQKHRSEDLALVRR
- a CDS encoding glycosyltransferase family 2 protein; amino-acid sequence: MEQSVFWACVSVLSYVYVGYPLLAWLVGRLSPKPVRIGALEPTVTVLITAFNEASSIRGKIENTLKLDYPADKLEILVASDGSTDGTDDIVREFECHGVKLFRQEGRVGKTITQNNALRQASGEIILFSDATTIYREDSLKALLPAFADDTVGCVAGRLVYRNVERSNVGKGARGYWGYETQLKMSESRACSLIGASGCLYAVRRSAYEPMYAEACSDFLISSLLYRKGLRTVFEPDAICYEDTNREAGNELSMRVRVIVQTFTDLWRNRDMMNPLKRGFFAVELISHKLLRYAVPLVLIVLLASNAMLASGSAFYSMTLLIQLTFYLMALAGWITERTGHRLTLLAMPLYFVLANVASLVAFYKFLRGERLARWEPIRDSQ